The following proteins come from a genomic window of Gossypium raimondii isolate GPD5lz chromosome 5, ASM2569854v1, whole genome shotgun sequence:
- the LOC105768847 gene encoding sphingosine kinase 1 isoform X2 has protein sequence MPIGMVPAGTGNGMVKSLLDSAGEICSPSNAILAVIRGHTRSLDVATISQGKTRFFSVLMLAWGLIADIDIESEKYRWMGSARIDFYALQRITYLRHYNGRVSFVPAPGFEEYGEQTSYSGEPSCETSTSQQESLNIQQPGYLGSDVKLENMHWRTISGPFVSIWLHNVPWGSEDVLAAPNAMFSDGYLDLIIVKDIPKLSLLSLLSKMNDGSHVHCPHVMYLKVKAFVLEPGARIDDPMKEGIIDSDGELLARGNVTYKGNVKCYMAYDKLQITVDQGLATLFAPV, from the exons ATGCCTATAGGAATGGTTCCTGCTG GAACGGGAAATGGCATGGTGAAGTCTTTGCTGGATTCAGCTGGTGAAATATGTAGCCCATCTAATGCCATTCTTGCTGTTATCAGAG GGCATACACGTTCGTTGGATGTAGCTACTATCTCGCAAGGGAAAACAAGATTTTTTAGTGTCTTGATGCTTGCATGGG gTCTGATAGCAGACATTGACATCGAATCTGAAAAGTATAGATGGATGGGGAGTGCTCGTATTGATTTCTAT GCTCTTCAACGTATAACATATTTAAGGCATTACAATGGACGTGTTTCTTTTGTGCCTGCTCCTGGCTTTGAAGAGTATGGCGAGCAAACCAGTTATTCTGGTGAACCTTCCTGTGAAACAAGCACAAGTCAACAAGAGTCCCTTAACATTCAACAGCCTGGGTACCTTGGATCCGATGTTAAGTTGGAGAACATGCATTGGAGGACTATTAGCGGACCATTTGTTTCAATCTGGCTTCATAATGTACCGTGGGGAAGTGAAGATGTCCTGGCTGCACCCAATGCAATG TTCTCGGACGGTTATTTGGACTTGATTATCGTAAAGGACATCCCGAAATTATCCTTGCTGTCATTACTATCAAAAATGAATGATGGGAGTCATGTACATTGTCCACACGTTATGTACCTTAAG GTGAAGGCATTTGTGTTGGAGCCTGGTGCTCGAATCGATGATCCAATGAAGGAAGGGATCATCGACTCAGATGGTGAGCTACTTGCCAGGGGAAATGTAACATACAAGGGTAATGTAAAGTGCTATATGGCGTACGATAAGCTTCAAATAACCGTGGATCAAGGTTTAGCTACTTTGTTTGCACCTGTATAG